In Actinoplanes sp. NBC_00393, a single genomic region encodes these proteins:
- a CDS encoding helix-turn-helix domain-containing protein, translating to MDHEAAATAPRAATTTSRALAALVHGLAADARLVDDVVAAARAQSPEAARLPLEESRRHVAALIQAGCHAFLRAGEDGDDDFSEALRFGAEGAALGIPVAALLSGAHAGRSRILEIAIVRGRTAGLPDDVLLHGLLRLDRYGNALERHVLDGYRTAERHLDIDRRAARIRFLRGLLFGQDGGGGDPGQFGLDADGRYHCVVSDAADPAGVRELEQAFARCGGVLAPVGGRLSGVTPRLPGFGAAAPALIVSTPPVPLNQAAEAHTLARTALLAARDLGLSGAHSVVRLAGESALAGQPMLAGFLRDELLARLDPADEFHRDLVGTALAYLDRGQRLDRTAESLHLHPNTVRYRLRRLRELTEFGAAEAQLTVLETVRWWWALRTWARSADPAG from the coding sequence ATGGATCACGAAGCGGCGGCCACGGCCCCGCGAGCGGCGACCACCACGTCCCGGGCGCTCGCGGCGCTGGTGCATGGCCTGGCGGCGGACGCGCGGCTGGTCGATGACGTGGTCGCGGCCGCCCGGGCACAGTCACCGGAGGCGGCCCGGCTGCCGCTCGAGGAGAGCCGGCGCCACGTCGCGGCGCTGATCCAGGCGGGCTGCCACGCGTTCCTGCGAGCCGGCGAGGACGGCGACGACGACTTCAGCGAGGCGCTGCGGTTCGGTGCGGAGGGCGCGGCGCTCGGCATCCCGGTGGCTGCGCTGCTCTCCGGGGCGCACGCGGGACGCAGCCGGATCCTGGAGATCGCCATCGTCCGCGGCCGGACCGCAGGGTTGCCGGACGACGTGCTGCTGCACGGCCTGCTCCGCCTCGACCGGTACGGCAACGCGCTGGAACGGCACGTCCTGGACGGTTACCGGACGGCCGAGCGGCACCTCGACATCGACCGCCGGGCGGCCCGGATCCGGTTCCTTCGTGGGCTGCTGTTCGGCCAGGACGGTGGCGGCGGCGATCCGGGGCAGTTCGGGCTCGACGCGGACGGCCGGTATCACTGCGTGGTCTCGGATGCCGCCGATCCGGCCGGGGTACGGGAGCTCGAGCAGGCGTTCGCGCGCTGCGGCGGGGTGCTGGCCCCGGTCGGCGGACGGCTCAGCGGGGTGACGCCGCGGCTGCCCGGGTTCGGGGCGGCGGCGCCGGCGTTGATCGTGAGCACTCCGCCCGTACCCCTGAATCAGGCTGCGGAGGCGCACACCCTCGCCCGGACCGCGCTGCTCGCGGCTCGCGACCTGGGTCTGTCCGGGGCGCACAGCGTGGTGCGCCTGGCCGGCGAGAGTGCGCTGGCCGGGCAGCCGATGCTGGCCGGCTTTCTGCGTGACGAGCTGCTCGCCCGGCTCGATCCGGCCGACGAGTTCCACCGCGACCTGGTCGGGACCGCCCTGGCATATCTCGATCGCGGGCAGCGGCTGGACCGGACCGCTGAGTCGCTGCACCTGCATCCGAACACCGTGCGATACCGGTTGCGCCGGCTGCGGGAGCTGACCGAGTTCGGCGCGGCCGAGGCGCAGCTCACGGTGCTGGAGACGGTGCGCTGGTGGTGGGCGCTGCGGACCTGGGCACGCTCGGCGGATCCGGCCGGCTGA